A window of Armatimonadota bacterium genomic DNA:
CGGCGTTCTACAGCGTTAGGGACCTGCTCGCCGGCGGCATCGAGATTGACGCCGCCAGCATGTGCACCGCCGGCGTCGAGAACGGCGGCGATCACTACCAGCCGACGGTGGAGCTGCTGAGCGCCGGCATCCCCACCCTGGGGGAGAAGCCGATCTCCAACGAGATCGAAAAGGGGCGCGAGATGGTGGCGCTGGCGAAGGAGAAGAACCTGCCCTACGCCATTGACCTCAACCATCGCTTCACCCCCGCCGCCCGGCGCGCGCGTGAGTGGGTTGACGGCGGGCGGCTGGGCAAGCTGCATATCATCAACATGACGATGTGGATCAACAACCGCAAGGAGAGCTCGCCCTGGTTCCACCTGCGTGCGCTGCACCCGCACTCGATTGATGTCATGCGCTATTTCTGCGGCCCGGTCAAGAGCGTGCACGCCTTCCTGATGAAGGGCGAGGGGCGCACCATCTGGTCCAACGCCCAGGTCAACATGCTGTTCGCCAACAACGTGGTGGGTCATCTCACCGGCAGCTATGACGCCGGCGGCGGCTTCGGCCTCGAGCGCTGCGAGGTCACCGGCTCCAAGGGCCGCTTCGTGTTGGAGGAGGCCTGCGAGGTGCTCACCTGGTACTCGCGCGAGTCCCGCGAGAAGGAGAGTTACTACTACCTGGGCGGAATGATGGGCTTCGGCGAGACCTTCCAGTCGCGCATCCACCGCTGGCTGGAGCAGTTGACCGAGGGCGTCAAGCCGGACCAGGTGGACGGCTCGGGGGCCGATGGGCTGGCCGCGCAAGAGGTGATCGAGGCCGCCATCAAGTCGTGGGAGACGCACTCGGTGGTGGACCTGTGATGGCAAAGCGAAATGTGGCACACCCGCCCCCGGGTGTGCGGGCGCCGCGTAGGCGGTGCCAATTCACCCCGACGAGTCGGGGTGCCACATGAGGGTGCGCGGCATACCAACCAACGAGATTCGGTGACACCTGCGCAGTTCATCTCTTATCGAGGAGGCCGTATGTTTCCCCTGGGTGCGAACTCAGTTCTCTTCGGCGGTTTCGACTTGGAGACCGCGATGGCGCACATCGCCGCGTGCGGCTACGACGGCATCGAGCTGTCGGCAATTAAGGGCATGTGCGAGCACCTTAACCTCGATTCCTGGCGCGTGGACGTTCCGCGCATCCGGGACCTCGCGCAGGAACACGGCCTCAGGCTGCTGGCGATCGAGGAGGCGGCGCTCGACGAGGCCCGCTTGACCACGTGTTTCGAGGCCGCGGCCGCCCTCGGCATCCCGCTGGTCAACATCGGCCCCGGCGGCAAGTCCGATGTCGAGGAGGATTTCCGGCTGCGGATCGAGCTGATGGCGAAGATGGCGCGCCTGGCCGCCGACCACGGCGTCATCCTGTGCGCCAAGGCCCACGTCAAGCAGTCCATCTACAGCACCCCGACCACGCTGCGCGCGATGGCGGAGATAGACTCGCCAGGGTTCGGCATAGACATGGACCCCAGCCATATCTACCGCGCCGGCGAGGACCCCGTGGAGGCGCTGCGCCAGGTAGTGACTCGCATTCGTCACGTGCACATCCGCGACTGCCCCGATCGCGGGCCCAAGCCGGGCGCGCCGGAGCTGCAAGCCTGCGGCCGCGGAGAGATTGACCTTGCGGGCTACGTCAAGGTGCTGGTGGACGCGCGCTACACGGGGCCGGTTGACCTCGAGATCATCGGCGCGGGCGAGTACGAGTTGGCGCGCTGCGCCATCATCGCCGCGGAAAGTCGCGGGTACCTGAACGCGTGCTTCCGGGCATGCGGGCCGCGGCGCGTTTGACTGTGGGACAGGCGCCCCCCACCTGTCAAATGGAGAGCACAGCCGGGGGCGGCTGTGCC
This region includes:
- a CDS encoding sugar phosphate isomerase/epimerase, coding for MFPLGANSVLFGGFDLETAMAHIAACGYDGIELSAIKGMCEHLNLDSWRVDVPRIRDLAQEHGLRLLAIEEAALDEARLTTCFEAAAALGIPLVNIGPGGKSDVEEDFRLRIELMAKMARLAADHGVILCAKAHVKQSIYSTPTTLRAMAEIDSPGFGIDMDPSHIYRAGEDPVEALRQVVTRIRHVHIRDCPDRGPKPGAPELQACGRGEIDLAGYVKVLVDARYTGPVDLEIIGAGEYELARCAIIAAESRGYLNACFRACGPRRV
- a CDS encoding Gfo/Idh/MocA family oxidoreductase, translating into MALKIAIVGLGNVGNLHARVYQDDPLAEIVAVCDIIPERANAAAEKYGAPAFYSVRDLLAGGIEIDAASMCTAGVENGGDHYQPTVELLSAGIPTLGEKPISNEIEKGREMVALAKEKNLPYAIDLNHRFTPAARRAREWVDGGRLGKLHIINMTMWINNRKESSPWFHLRALHPHSIDVMRYFCGPVKSVHAFLMKGEGRTIWSNAQVNMLFANNVVGHLTGSYDAGGGFGLERCEVTGSKGRFVLEEACEVLTWYSRESREKESYYYLGGMMGFGETFQSRIHRWLEQLTEGVKPDQVDGSGADGLAAQEVIEAAIKSWETHSVVDL